The proteins below are encoded in one region of Paenibacillus albus:
- a CDS encoding Gfo/Idh/MocA family protein, with protein MIRVAVVGVNNIGKIHCGVYKRHPDTVLAAVCDLMPERAAAAGREHGVPHYTDLNELLEREAVDAVIVATAGVEKGSHHYEPVMIAIEAGKSVFVEKPISNNIEEARRMVAAAREKGVRLACNLNHRFTPAAYKAKELIDAGKLGTQLFINMRLTIRNPQEDTEWLHMRALHPHSIDVMRYFGGNIKRVQSFMTKAPGRSSWSTVSINMEFESGAVGHLTGSYDMSMRHPIEFCEVAGDAGRIIVDNVYESMTYYPHESDELTVVRNSLFGGMKGFDDTFDQRINRFIEELKAGVKPEEITASGADALAAQEVIEAAIQSHQLGGVPITVPA; from the coding sequence ATGATTAGAGTTGCCGTCGTCGGTGTGAATAACATCGGCAAGATTCACTGCGGGGTGTATAAGCGGCACCCCGATACCGTACTAGCAGCGGTGTGCGACCTGATGCCTGAGCGTGCAGCGGCTGCGGGCCGCGAGCACGGTGTCCCGCATTACACGGATCTTAACGAGCTGCTCGAACGTGAAGCAGTCGATGCAGTCATTGTTGCGACAGCAGGCGTTGAGAAGGGCAGCCACCACTATGAGCCAGTCATGATTGCCATTGAAGCAGGGAAATCGGTCTTCGTTGAGAAGCCGATTTCCAACAATATCGAGGAAGCGCGCCGTATGGTCGCGGCAGCCAGAGAGAAGGGCGTCAGGCTCGCTTGCAACCTGAATCACCGATTCACTCCAGCGGCTTACAAAGCGAAGGAGCTTATCGATGCCGGCAAGCTAGGCACGCAGCTATTCATCAACATGCGGCTAACGATCCGCAACCCGCAGGAAGATACGGAGTGGCTGCATATGCGTGCGCTGCATCCGCATTCCATTGATGTCATGCGCTACTTCGGCGGGAACATCAAGCGGGTACAGTCCTTCATGACGAAAGCGCCAGGTCGCAGCTCATGGTCAACGGTTTCCATTAACATGGAATTCGAATCCGGAGCAGTCGGCCACCTCACGGGAAGTTACGATATGTCGATGCGACATCCGATCGAGTTCTGCGAAGTGGCAGGCGATGCGGGCCGGATTATCGTGGACAATGTATACGAGAGCATGACATACTATCCGCATGAATCCGACGAGCTGACTGTTGTTCGCAATTCGCTATTTGGCGGAATGAAAGGCTTCGATGATACGTTCGACCAACGCATCAATCGCTTCATCGAGGAGCTGAAGGCAGGCGTGAAGCCTGAAGAAATAACGGCGTCCGGCGCTGACGCACTCGCGGCGCAAGAAGTCATCGAAGCGGCGATTCAGTCGCATCAGCTTGGCGGCGTTCCAATTACAGTCCCTGCCTAG
- a CDS encoding Gfo/Idh/MocA family protein codes for MAVKIGIVGMNGIGNHHAACHKEDELADLVAVCDVVKEKADAAAEKYGVKAYYSLKDMIENEPDIEVIDVTTGGIDNGSWHFEPAMEAISYGKHVLVEKPLCHDIREARELVAYAEKKKVYLGCNLNHYFTEPAAKGKQYVENGEIGELVYCLAKMGFNGGEANYGLAGSDKVKGHPYFHMKAFLTHPLSVMRHFCGDITHIQTFSDRPGFRRNAGDVMASINSIHVKFQNGGVGYLLSQRGDAVYGLGGWWSLEMAGSKGTFCIENCVEKISYWKAEKGVPAISTPIVPEVTDYGTTDFNRTFNNRLHAFLEDVSNKVPFDQLRANGRDALAVLEYTFAVIESYERGGEMVRPHPLPALHGDPLFLK; via the coding sequence ATGGCAGTTAAGATCGGGATTGTAGGCATGAACGGGATCGGGAATCATCACGCAGCTTGTCATAAGGAAGATGAACTCGCGGATCTGGTCGCCGTGTGCGACGTAGTGAAGGAGAAAGCAGATGCTGCGGCGGAGAAATATGGCGTGAAGGCGTACTACAGCCTGAAGGATATGATCGAGAACGAACCGGACATCGAAGTTATTGACGTCACGACAGGCGGAATCGACAACGGCAGCTGGCACTTTGAGCCGGCCATGGAAGCGATCAGCTATGGCAAGCACGTGCTCGTTGAGAAGCCGCTTTGCCACGATATTCGTGAGGCGCGGGAACTGGTTGCCTATGCAGAAAAGAAGAAGGTCTATCTGGGCTGTAACCTGAATCACTATTTCACGGAGCCAGCTGCTAAAGGGAAGCAATATGTCGAGAACGGCGAAATTGGCGAGCTTGTATACTGCCTTGCGAAGATGGGCTTCAACGGCGGGGAAGCGAACTACGGGCTTGCAGGCTCCGACAAAGTTAAGGGTCATCCGTATTTCCATATGAAAGCGTTCCTGACACATCCACTTAGCGTTATGCGCCACTTCTGCGGCGATATCACGCACATCCAGACGTTCTCAGACCGTCCAGGCTTCAGACGCAATGCAGGCGATGTGATGGCTTCGATCAACTCCATCCATGTCAAGTTCCAGAACGGCGGCGTAGGCTACCTGCTTAGTCAGCGCGGTGATGCGGTTTATGGTCTCGGCGGCTGGTGGAGCCTTGAGATGGCAGGCTCTAAAGGCACTTTCTGCATCGAGAACTGCGTTGAGAAGATCTCGTACTGGAAGGCAGAGAAAGGCGTTCCTGCGATCAGTACGCCAATCGTGCCTGAAGTAACGGATTACGGCACAACGGATTTCAACCGTACGTTTAACAACCGTTTGCATGCGTTCCTTGAGGACGTATCGAACAAAGTACCTTTCGATCAGCTGCGCGCGAACGGACGCGATGCGCTTGCTGTATTGGAATACACATTCGCGGTAATTGAGTCGTATGAGCGCGGAGGCGAGATGGTTCGTCCGCATCCGTTGCCAGCGCTGCACGGCGACCCGCTGTTCCTTAAATAG
- a CDS encoding NAD-dependent malic enzyme: protein MAKTSIIFRLELDHKKVTFADVAATLSKVGGDITSIDVIRPGHDTSTRDITVDLPDKNEAAAVEALRNLDGITVINVSDRTFLVHLGGKITIQPTLPIKNREDLSKVYTPGVAKVCSAIAENQNKAYSLTIKRNTVAVVTDGTAVLGLGDIGPHAAAPVMEGKAMLFKQLAGVDAFPICLDTKDTEELIRTIKAMSPIFGGINLEDISSPRCFEIETRLADELDIPVFHDDQHGTAVVVIAGLLNALKVVGKRMENIRVVVNGIGAAGVSICKMLLQAGVKHLVPVDREGAIVRGGSYDHHPMWQWLADQPQVEAEAGDLKTVIAGADVFIGVSRGRLLNEEDVKKMAPGSIVFAMANPEPEITPEEALPHVAVFATGRSDYPNQINNVLVFPGLFRGALDCRARRINEPMKMAAARAIASVVSGSELNADYIIPSIFNEQVVANVRKAVIDAAILTNVARRTPPEFR from the coding sequence ATGGCAAAGACAAGTATTATCTTTCGACTAGAACTTGATCACAAGAAGGTAACCTTCGCGGATGTAGCGGCAACGCTAAGTAAGGTAGGGGGTGACATCACCTCAATCGACGTCATTCGTCCTGGCCATGATACATCGACGCGAGATATTACAGTGGATCTGCCGGATAAGAACGAAGCAGCGGCGGTTGAGGCTCTGCGTAATCTCGATGGCATTACCGTCATTAACGTCTCGGACCGGACGTTCCTTGTTCATCTAGGCGGCAAAATCACCATTCAACCGACTCTGCCGATTAAGAATCGCGAGGACTTGTCCAAAGTGTACACGCCTGGCGTGGCAAAAGTTTGCTCTGCGATTGCAGAGAATCAGAACAAAGCGTACTCGCTCACGATTAAGCGAAATACGGTTGCCGTCGTTACGGATGGCACAGCGGTGCTTGGTCTCGGCGATATTGGTCCGCATGCAGCTGCGCCGGTAATGGAAGGGAAAGCGATGCTGTTCAAGCAGCTTGCCGGCGTTGATGCTTTTCCGATTTGCCTTGATACGAAAGATACGGAAGAGCTCATTCGCACGATTAAAGCGATGAGTCCGATCTTCGGCGGCATCAATCTGGAGGATATCAGTTCCCCGCGCTGCTTCGAGATCGAGACTAGGCTCGCAGACGAGCTGGATATCCCTGTATTCCATGACGATCAGCACGGTACAGCGGTTGTCGTCATTGCAGGCTTGCTCAACGCGCTCAAAGTGGTTGGCAAACGGATGGAGAACATTCGAGTCGTCGTAAACGGAATCGGCGCAGCTGGCGTCTCCATCTGTAAAATGCTGCTGCAAGCAGGCGTGAAGCATCTCGTGCCGGTGGATCGTGAGGGAGCGATCGTCCGCGGGGGCAGTTATGATCACCATCCGATGTGGCAATGGCTGGCAGACCAGCCGCAGGTTGAGGCGGAAGCAGGGGATTTGAAGACAGTCATTGCAGGTGCTGACGTCTTCATCGGTGTGTCACGCGGCCGCTTGTTGAATGAAGAGGACGTGAAGAAGATGGCACCGGGCAGCATCGTGTTCGCGATGGCGAACCCTGAGCCGGAGATTACCCCAGAAGAGGCGCTGCCGCATGTGGCCGTGTTTGCGACCGGTCGCAGCGATTACCCGAACCAGATTAATAATGTGCTCGTGTTTCCGGGCTTATTCCGCGGGGCGCTTGATTGCCGTGCCCGCCGCATCAATGAGCCGATGAAGATGGCGGCCGCCCGTGCAATTGCTTCAGTCGTCTCCGGGAGCGAGCTGAATGCGGATTACATAATCCCGAGCATATTCAATGAGCAAGTCGTCGCGAATGTGCGCAAAGCTGTCATTGATGCGGCGATACTAACGAATGTCGCGCGGAGAACACCTCCTGAGTTCCGATAA
- the cysC gene encoding adenylyl-sulfate kinase produces MNSTYGSVLWFTGLSGAGKTTTAQSVEKKLRERGRRVELLDGDELRATVCKGLGFSREDRIENVKRIAYIANLLSRNGVDVLVSAISPYKEMREYARQHIPNYVEVYVKCPLHVCEMRDVKGLYAKARSGEIQHFTGITDPYEEPENPELTLLTSTGALEQNVQAVLAYMEQAATSSGIMKGLGLR; encoded by the coding sequence ATGAATAGCACCTATGGCTCGGTATTATGGTTCACCGGACTATCCGGGGCCGGCAAAACAACAACCGCGCAAAGCGTAGAGAAGAAGCTGCGCGAACGCGGACGGCGCGTCGAGCTGCTCGACGGAGATGAGCTGCGCGCTACCGTGTGCAAGGGTCTCGGCTTTAGCCGTGAAGACCGTATCGAGAATGTGAAACGAATCGCGTATATTGCGAATCTGCTCTCCCGTAACGGGGTTGATGTGCTGGTCTCAGCCATCAGCCCTTACAAGGAGATGCGCGAATACGCAAGACAGCACATTCCGAATTACGTTGAGGTTTATGTGAAATGTCCGCTTCATGTGTGTGAAATGCGTGATGTGAAGGGGTTATATGCAAAGGCGCGATCAGGCGAAATCCAGCATTTTACCGGAATTACGGATCCGTATGAAGAGCCGGAGAATCCGGAGCTAACTCTGCTTACATCGACTGGTGCGCTTGAGCAGAACGTGCAAGCCGTACTTGCTTATATGGAGCAAGCGGCAACATCATCGGGTATCATGAAAGGACTCGGCCTGCGATGA
- a CDS encoding Gfo/Idh/MocA family protein, translating to MNETKGVGILGFAHGHVNVYCEEWKNPELGVKVLAGWDHDAARLTTAKGAFGLEVHEDVVDLLKRDDIDAVVIGAETSRHADLVELAASHGKAIIVQKPLALTMAEADRIVQAVEKHQVPFTLAWQMRVDPQNVQMKEWITSGELGQVFMVRRRHGLPMGLNPDFANSWHVDPASNRDIWADDSSHPIDFIHWLLGEPESITAELGSLYNPRIPNDNGIAIFRYPNGPIAEVSCSFTCNAAQNTTEIIGEQGTVVQNYGDAISCNVPRPTEGAGLLKYTASTGEWTASEIASPANHVARLRGLARPLAEFLHGKREPIATAEEGRTSLRMVLATYVASQEGRRIQLSDAKIEAV from the coding sequence ATGAACGAGACGAAAGGCGTTGGTATTCTCGGCTTCGCGCATGGGCATGTCAACGTTTACTGTGAGGAATGGAAAAATCCAGAGCTTGGCGTAAAAGTACTTGCGGGTTGGGACCACGATGCGGCTAGATTAACGACCGCCAAAGGCGCTTTCGGTCTGGAAGTGCATGAGGATGTTGTCGATCTGCTCAAGCGTGATGACATTGACGCTGTCGTCATTGGTGCAGAGACATCAAGGCACGCCGATTTAGTCGAGCTGGCCGCATCACATGGCAAGGCGATCATTGTGCAGAAGCCGCTTGCGCTGACTATGGCGGAAGCAGACCGGATCGTTCAAGCGGTTGAGAAGCATCAAGTGCCGTTCACGCTTGCTTGGCAGATGCGCGTCGATCCGCAAAATGTTCAGATGAAGGAATGGATAACGAGCGGCGAGCTTGGTCAGGTGTTCATGGTACGCCGCAGACACGGACTGCCAATGGGGTTAAACCCTGATTTTGCGAACTCTTGGCATGTCGATCCGGCATCGAACCGCGATATTTGGGCAGATGATTCATCGCACCCGATTGACTTTATCCACTGGCTGCTTGGTGAGCCGGAGAGTATCACCGCTGAGCTTGGCTCGCTGTATAATCCGCGCATTCCCAATGACAATGGTATCGCGATCTTCCGTTATCCGAATGGTCCGATTGCCGAAGTCAGCTGTTCGTTCACTTGCAACGCAGCACAGAATACGACTGAAATTATCGGTGAGCAAGGCACTGTTGTTCAGAACTATGGCGACGCAATTAGCTGCAATGTGCCAAGGCCGACGGAAGGAGCAGGCTTGCTTAAATATACGGCATCAACTGGGGAATGGACCGCGAGCGAAATCGCTTCTCCTGCGAACCATGTTGCCCGGCTTCGAGGATTGGCGAGGCCGCTTGCCGAGTTTCTGCACGGAAAGCGTGAGCCGATTGCGACGGCCGAAGAAGGCCGCACATCGCTGCGCATGGTGCTCGCTACATATGTTGCTTCACAGGAAGGCCGCCGCATTCAGCTGAGCGATGCGAAGATTGAAGCGGTATAA
- a CDS encoding sulfatase family protein, with translation MKIILVSLDTLRASRLSGYGYGKPTSPHLDQIARDGVLFERAYAADIPTEVAHTGVFTGKIGLTTGVISHGSDLTYLPKSVEWLPNLLRSAGFTTGAVDNMYQLKEWFARGYNYYINSVGGNRWIDGRKVNDLALPWIEQHQDESFFLFLHYWDAHTPYLPPESYIPEFYDESKDPFDPSNKSMEPAYNHTAYPFFKHHHYDLVGQVTDTDYYDALYDAEIRYLDDRLKELDDHLCKLGIQEETLLVLFGDHGESLTEHDIYWDHCGLYEQTVHVPIIMRWPGRIDGGRRVPGFVQQADLLPTLLDAVRREAPAGIDVSKLSDPKGLDGINLWQAIEGESEGTHETIYLSECAWQAARGIRSGRYKFIRTYDSGPFTRPPRELYDLTNDPEEKVNLADSNPALADSFEQQLNEVVKRKLGGRPDPMVQQLQERGLPFRRRIEQILAESGMSWEEWQRNPDRERFDQASLAHSRAK, from the coding sequence ATGAAAATCATTCTAGTTTCACTCGATACGCTGCGTGCCTCCAGACTCAGCGGCTACGGCTACGGGAAACCGACCAGCCCGCATCTGGACCAAATCGCGCGTGATGGCGTTCTGTTCGAGCGTGCCTACGCAGCAGATATTCCAACCGAAGTAGCCCATACGGGAGTCTTCACTGGCAAAATCGGACTGACAACCGGCGTCATCTCGCACGGCTCCGATCTCACTTATTTGCCAAAATCAGTCGAGTGGCTGCCGAATCTTCTTCGTTCAGCCGGTTTCACGACTGGTGCTGTCGACAATATGTATCAGCTGAAGGAATGGTTCGCCCGCGGCTACAACTACTACATCAATTCCGTCGGCGGTAACCGCTGGATCGATGGACGTAAGGTGAATGATCTGGCGCTGCCTTGGATTGAGCAGCATCAGGATGAATCGTTCTTCTTGTTCCTGCACTACTGGGATGCGCATACACCTTATTTGCCGCCGGAATCCTATATTCCGGAGTTCTATGACGAATCGAAGGACCCCTTCGATCCAAGCAATAAGAGCATGGAGCCTGCCTATAACCATACCGCGTATCCGTTCTTCAAGCATCACCATTACGATCTCGTCGGCCAAGTGACGGACACCGACTACTACGATGCTCTGTATGATGCAGAGATCCGCTATTTGGATGACCGGTTGAAGGAGCTTGATGATCATCTATGCAAGCTTGGCATCCAGGAAGAGACGCTGCTCGTCTTGTTCGGCGATCATGGTGAAAGCTTAACCGAGCATGATATATACTGGGATCACTGCGGTCTCTACGAGCAAACGGTTCATGTTCCCATCATCATGCGCTGGCCCGGCAGAATTGATGGCGGCCGAAGAGTACCAGGTTTTGTACAGCAGGCAGATCTGCTGCCAACGCTGCTTGATGCCGTGCGGCGTGAAGCTCCTGCAGGCATTGATGTGAGCAAGCTTTCAGATCCTAAGGGACTAGACGGCATCAATTTGTGGCAAGCGATTGAAGGAGAATCCGAGGGGACGCACGAAACTATCTATTTGAGCGAATGTGCTTGGCAGGCAGCGCGAGGCATTCGGTCTGGGCGGTATAAATTTATCCGTACCTACGATTCGGGACCTTTCACACGGCCTCCTCGTGAACTGTATGATCTGACTAACGATCCGGAAGAGAAAGTGAACCTGGCGGACTCCAATCCGGCGCTTGCCGATTCGTTCGAACAGCAGCTTAACGAAGTGGTGAAGCGTAAACTTGGCGGACGACCGGACCCGATGGTACAGCAGCTTCAAGAGCGGGGGCTTCCGTTCAGACGCAGAATCGAGCAGATTCTGGCTGAGTCCGGCATGAGCTGGGAGGAATGGCAGCGGAATCCTGACCGGGAACGGTTCGATCAAGCGTCATTAGCACACAGCCGCGCCAAATAA
- a CDS encoding VOC family protein, which produces MEWQGIHHIALATKDLEQTIRFYTEKLGMQSSPIYPANPFHGPHAFIHPGDSTTTTALGLHFFEVAEAQIHTHPESLQRLTFIPGALQHIAFALQHEDAGLRMRKQLESHQIEMTTLLNNGPTRSFGFLDNNGIQLEAIWPKL; this is translated from the coding sequence ATGGAATGGCAGGGCATTCATCACATCGCATTAGCAACTAAGGATCTAGAGCAGACGATCCGATTTTATACCGAAAAACTTGGCATGCAATCTAGTCCTATCTATCCGGCGAATCCGTTTCACGGGCCGCATGCCTTTATCCATCCGGGAGATTCAACGACAACGACAGCACTGGGTCTTCATTTCTTCGAAGTTGCCGAAGCCCAGATCCATACTCATCCTGAATCGCTGCAGCGGCTTACCTTCATTCCCGGTGCTTTGCAGCATATTGCATTTGCGCTTCAGCATGAGGATGCCGGTTTGCGCATGCGTAAACAACTGGAAAGTCACCAGATCGAGATGACAACCTTGCTCAACAATGGACCGACGAGAAGCTTCGGGTTTCTTGATAACAATGGCATTCAGCTGGAGGCAATCTGGCCTAAGCTGTAA
- a CDS encoding methylenetetrahydrofolate reductase has protein sequence MLRDKLLARKPGIISYGMTPPKAANTSEKIAEIAQKQCERLRDLELDALILYDVQEEADRIEQERPFPYLQTVSPDTYSKQYLSGLDVPKIIYNCVGNHSEAEFTDWATKDADQDRYSVFVGSSSNKQHVHLGLKDAYQLTKQLNRNLTFGGVIIPERHMTKQDEHLRVVSKMKNGCDFFVTQAIYNVEASKNFLSDYYYYCSENGIEMVPILFNLAPCGSTKTLEFMKWLGISIPKWLENDLKYSSDVLDQSIRHCQKIFEEIFEYGLEKGIPIGCSIESVSTRKVEIDASVELVQNIKALLKTKLESTLV, from the coding sequence ATGTTACGTGATAAATTATTAGCAAGGAAGCCCGGCATCATCTCCTATGGCATGACACCGCCGAAGGCAGCAAATACGTCCGAGAAAATCGCGGAGATTGCACAGAAGCAGTGTGAGCGGCTGCGTGATTTGGAGCTGGATGCACTCATCCTTTATGATGTTCAGGAAGAGGCCGATCGGATTGAGCAGGAGCGTCCGTTTCCATATTTGCAGACGGTATCGCCCGATACATATAGCAAGCAGTACTTGAGCGGGCTGGACGTGCCCAAAATCATCTATAACTGCGTAGGCAATCATTCGGAGGCGGAGTTTACAGATTGGGCGACAAAAGACGCCGATCAGGACAGATACTCGGTATTTGTCGGCAGCAGCTCGAACAAACAGCATGTTCACTTGGGGCTGAAGGATGCCTACCAGCTGACCAAACAGCTTAACCGCAACCTTACTTTCGGAGGAGTTATCATCCCTGAGAGGCATATGACGAAGCAGGACGAGCATTTGCGGGTTGTGAGCAAGATGAAGAACGGCTGCGATTTCTTCGTAACGCAAGCTATCTACAACGTAGAGGCTTCGAAGAACTTCTTATCCGATTATTATTATTATTGCAGTGAGAATGGGATCGAGATGGTTCCGATTCTGTTCAATCTGGCCCCGTGCGGCTCTACGAAAACGTTAGAGTTCATGAAGTGGCTTGGCATCAGCATTCCGAAATGGCTGGAGAACGACCTCAAATATTCGAGTGATGTACTGGACCAATCGATCCGTCATTGTCAGAAAATATTCGAAGAAATATTCGAATACGGCCTCGAGAAGGGGATTCCGATCGGGTGCAGCATCGAGAGCGTTTCGACTCGCAAGGTGGAGATTGATGCTTCTGTAGAACTGGTGCAGAACATTAAGGCTTTGTTGAAGACGAAGCTGGAGTCTACGTTAGTTTAG
- a CDS encoding sugar phosphate isomerase/epimerase family protein, which translates to MIKLGVNSVLFKEYDFAQAARSIAACGYDGVEISAIQGMCEHLDLSRWSEQKDELQAIMQENGLKFLSMEVASLDEARLRLAFEAAAAIGIPVVNIGPGGKSGVEEDLAASIANLTHLSEIAESYGVTLCVKAHVGNAIYNTPTTLAAMEQISSSSFGIDMDPSHIHRSGENAEEALPAVINRVKHIHIRDCKGREQGPGPIELQACGRGDIDLYGYCEAMVQGSYDGPVVLEVIGAQPAHTLDQVTAVAAESYGYLNACLKKLGAR; encoded by the coding sequence ATGATTAAATTAGGCGTAAACTCGGTCTTATTCAAAGAGTACGATTTCGCGCAAGCGGCGCGTTCCATCGCGGCATGCGGCTATGACGGCGTTGAAATTTCAGCGATTCAAGGGATGTGCGAGCATCTCGACCTGAGCCGTTGGAGCGAGCAGAAGGATGAGCTGCAAGCGATTATGCAGGAGAATGGCCTCAAATTTCTGTCGATGGAAGTTGCATCGCTGGATGAAGCGCGGCTTCGTCTTGCTTTTGAAGCGGCGGCTGCAATTGGCATCCCGGTCGTGAATATCGGCCCAGGCGGCAAGTCCGGCGTAGAGGAAGACTTGGCTGCTTCGATCGCCAACCTTACCCATTTGTCTGAAATCGCCGAATCATATGGCGTCACGCTCTGCGTTAAAGCACATGTCGGCAACGCGATCTACAACACGCCGACGACGCTTGCAGCAATGGAGCAGATCTCATCCTCGTCGTTCGGCATTGATATGGACCCAAGCCATATTCATCGTTCAGGCGAGAATGCGGAAGAGGCGCTTCCTGCAGTAATTAACCGCGTTAAACATATTCATATCCGCGACTGCAAAGGCAGAGAGCAAGGCCCTGGCCCGATTGAGCTGCAAGCTTGCGGCAGAGGCGACATCGATCTCTATGGCTATTGCGAAGCGATGGTGCAAGGCAGCTATGACGGTCCGGTTGTGCTTGAAGTAATCGGCGCGCAGCCAGCGCACACGCTTGATCAAGTAACAGCCGTTGCGGCTGAATCGTACGGTTATCTGAACGCTTGCTTGAAAAAACTCGGCGCGCGCTAG
- a CDS encoding sulfatase family protein — MSAKQPNVIFFGIDSLRRDHMSSYGYDRLTTPYLDKLASQGVLFEKHFSPSIPTTPAYASMLTGMDVFGTDVVALRHEGPLGGHVQTLAEVLESNGYNTTCIGFTGNPSSRGFQNYLNYESWLPDDESGRAAKAENLNVVAIPELERLAAEDKPFFLFMRHMDPHSPYLPPAPFERMFYGKDEKDPSNDSMEPVYNFKPFGDYIGSWIPEGTTDHEYVTAQYDGAIAYMDITIQTLLTKIADMGLEEDTLIVITSDHGETLYEHDCYFDHHGLYDCTLVVPLILKFPGRVPAGRRVSDVSLISDIMPTVLDLLQIETEIAFDGRKLTPTIAGTADASTQFSEFYITECTWMRKHGWRTPEWKLICALEPDFHFKPEIELYNLTKDPLENVNVAEQEPEVVAFLTQRMHDYIARREEQTGRTNPIYTNTNWHGQNKIFTSSQEAYDSLYIGSINVARSLQAKDKKEKEEEKEPVESND, encoded by the coding sequence ATGTCCGCAAAACAACCTAACGTTATCTTCTTCGGAATCGACAGCTTGCGCCGCGACCATATGAGCAGCTATGGCTATGATCGTCTAACGACTCCATATCTCGATAAATTAGCTTCACAAGGCGTACTATTCGAGAAGCATTTCAGCCCTAGCATTCCAACGACACCTGCATACGCTTCCATGTTGACAGGCATGGATGTATTCGGCACCGATGTTGTCGCGCTGCGTCATGAAGGACCGCTCGGCGGCCATGTCCAGACGCTTGCGGAAGTGCTTGAGTCGAACGGCTACAATACGACCTGTATCGGATTCACAGGTAACCCGTCCTCCCGCGGTTTCCAGAACTATCTCAATTACGAGTCATGGCTGCCTGACGACGAGAGCGGCCGCGCAGCAAAGGCTGAGAACCTGAACGTTGTGGCCATTCCTGAGCTTGAGCGTCTTGCTGCGGAAGACAAACCTTTCTTCCTCTTCATGCGCCACATGGACCCGCACTCCCCGTATTTGCCGCCTGCGCCATTCGAGCGGATGTTCTACGGCAAAGACGAGAAGGACCCGTCGAACGATTCGATGGAGCCGGTTTATAATTTCAAACCGTTCGGTGACTATATCGGCTCTTGGATTCCGGAAGGCACGACTGACCATGAATACGTAACAGCGCAATATGACGGTGCGATTGCGTATATGGATATTACGATTCAGACGCTTCTCACGAAGATTGCAGACATGGGCCTCGAAGAGGATACGCTTATTGTCATCACGTCCGATCACGGTGAGACGCTGTATGAGCATGATTGCTACTTCGATCACCACGGTCTGTACGATTGTACGCTCGTCGTTCCGCTCATCCTCAAGTTCCCGGGACGCGTACCGGCTGGCCGCAGAGTGAGCGATGTCAGTCTCATCTCTGACATTATGCCAACGGTGCTTGATCTGCTGCAGATTGAGACGGAGATTGCTTTTGACGGCCGTAAGCTGACTCCAACAATCGCTGGAACAGCAGATGCGAGCACGCAATTCAGCGAGTTTTATATTACGGAATGCACATGGATGCGTAAGCACGGCTGGCGTACGCCGGAATGGAAGCTCATCTGCGCACTTGAGCCGGACTTCCATTTCAAGCCGGAGATTGAGCTGTACAACTTGACGAAGGATCCGCTCGAGAATGTGAATGTCGCCGAGCAAGAGCCGGAGGTAGTCGCATTCCTGACGCAGCGTATGCATGATTACATCGCAAGACGCGAGGAGCAGACGGGACGGACGAACCCGATCTATACGAATACGAACTGGCACGGACAGAACAAAATCTTCACTTCTTCCCAAGAGGCCTACGATTCGCTCTATATCGGTTCGATTAACGTAGCGCGCTCGCTGCAAGCGAAGGATAAGAAAGAGAAAGAAGAAGAGAAAGAGCCGGTGGAAAGCAATGATTAG